The Amblyomma americanum isolate KBUSLIRL-KWMA chromosome 5, ASM5285725v1, whole genome shotgun sequence genome window below encodes:
- the LOC144133870 gene encoding uncharacterized protein LOC144133870, translating to METETDLSMQNISHLIEENGRLKQPLASLEEECSAAKQKPGELENKHTNHAIITKEVVMQSAKTVKFYTGFVSTAMFTAFLQFVLSAWKPSCATWLDAETQLIMVLMRLRLGLLTQDLSCRFGISNATVSSIFHAWLDVLAANMTKLIIWPSRQTLQANRPAAFQDPFFDGVTGIIDCTEVFIQRPILMTARSQTYSHYKHHNTVKILVVISPSGAITFVPKAWGGRTPDKEITLRSGLLDKVKEGDVFLVDRGFRCGEMFAARGATLLMPSLTKNRAQLPGAEVTTSRKVSSVRIHVERAIQRLKVFRIFQTVLPLNFVKRTGDKNLATIDKMVVVCSALVNLQTPIIKNSQRRSAS from the coding sequence ATGGAAACAGAAACTGATCTCAGCATGCAGAATATATCCCATCTTATTGAAGAGAATGGCAGGCTTAAGCAGCCTTTGGCCTCTCTGGAGGAAGAGTGTTCAGCAGCTAAGCAAAAGCCTGgtgaacttgaaaacaagcataCAAACCATGCTATTATAACCAAAGAAGTGGTAATGCAGTCAGCCAAAACAGTAAAGTTTTACACAGGGTTTGTATCTACAGCCATGTTCACTGCTTTCCTGCAGTTTGTGCTGTCAGCATGGAAGCCGTCATGTGCCACATGGCTTGATGCAGAAACACAACTCATCATGGTACTCATGAGACTTCGTTTGGGTCTCCTTACCCAAGATTTGTCATGCAGATTTGGCATCTCAAATGCCACTGTCAGTTCAATTTTTCATGCATGGCTTGATGTTCTTGCTGCAAACATGACAAAGTTGATAATCTGGCCTTCCCGACAGACACTTCAAGCTAATCGGCCAGCGGCGTTTCAGGACCCTTTTTTTGATGGTGTAACTGGCATCATTGATTGTACTGAAGTATTCATACAAAGGCCGATATTAATGACAGCAAGGAGCCAGACATATTCTCATTACAAACACCATAATACAGTAAAAATACTAGTTGTAATATCACCTTCAGGAGCAATAACTTTCGTACCAAAAGCATGGGGAGGCAGGACGCCTGACAAGGAGATTACTCTACGCAGTGGTCTCCTAGACAAGGTCAAGGAAGGGGATGTTTTTCTTGTTGACCGAGGATTTAGATGCGGTGAGATGTTTGCTGCACGAGGTGCAACACTTCTCATGCCATCACTGACTAAGAATCGTGCCCAGCTACCTGGTGCTGAGGTCACAACGTCTAGGAAAGTCTCTAGCGTGCGCATCCATGTTGAAAGGgccatacaaagattgaaagtttTCAGAATTTTCCAGACTGTGCTGCCTTTGAATTTCGTGAAGAGGACTGGCGACAAGAACCTCGCAACCATAGATAAAATGGTGGTGGTGTGCTCTGCTTTAGTTAATCTGCAAACCCCTATCATTAAGAATTCTCAGCGCAGAAGTGCTTCATAA
- the LOC144133871 gene encoding uncharacterized protein LOC144133871, producing the protein MAGLGECCTHVAALLFRVEATAQYGLNDPSPTDVACKWIEASKGSTAAPVSEIEFFKPKIGRAPPQVSEAPDYSVPVLTDEQVSRFLHQVKEIAPNTLILPSISDSEDTDSAPETAALEPVRVPL; encoded by the exons ATGGCCGG CCTTGGGGAATGCTGCACACACGTGGCTGCACTCTTGTTTAGAGttgaggcaactgcgcagtaTGGCCTGAATGACCCGTCCCCAACTGATGTTGCATGTAAATGGATTGAGGCATCAAAGGGAAGCACA GCAGCACCAGTCTCGGAGATTGAATTTTTTAAGCCCAAAATAGGCCGTGCACCACCCCAAGTCAGCGAGGCACCAGACTACTCAGTACCAGTGCTCACGGATGAGCAAGTGTCAAGGTTTCTTCATCAAGTGAAG GAAATTGCaccaaacactttgatcctgccttCAATCTCTGACAGCGAGGACACAGATTCTGCCCCTGAGACAGCTGCCCTGGAACCTGTACGA GTTCCTCTCTAA